A region from the Rhodamnia argentea isolate NSW1041297 chromosome 7, ASM2092103v1, whole genome shotgun sequence genome encodes:
- the LOC115749711 gene encoding thioredoxin-like protein AAED1, chloroplastic isoform X1, with translation MAASVGSTLLFDPLQHSRTANRASALSFPRQSENRSLRPGRNLRSSREHLVLSWRRSRVTASAVSGSAGVETSAVGEDTVDSLDDVLVFDLSGNAIPISDLWKDRKAVIAFARHFGCVLCRKRADYLAAKKDIMDASGVALVLIGPGKVEQAKAFSEQTKFQGEVYADPSHSSYEALRFVSGVTTTFTPGAGLKIIQSYMEGYRQDWKLSSEKDTVSRGGWQQGGIIVAGPGKNIISYIHKDKEAGDDPPIEEIMRACCS, from the exons ATGGCGGCTTCCGTCGGTTCGACGCTCCTGTTCGACCCTCTCCAACACAGCCGAACCGCCAACCGCGCTTCCGCTCTTTCGTTCCCTCGGCAATCCGAGAATCGCTCTCTCCGACCCGGTCGCAATCTCCGGAGCTCGAGGGAACATCTCGTGCTGTCATGGCGGAGGAGCCGCGTCACCGCCTCTGCCGTTTCTGGCTCTGCTG GTGTGGAAACCTCGGCGGTCGGTGAAGATACGGTAGATTCATTGGATGATGTACTGGTGTTTGATTTGAGCGGCAATGCCATTCCGATCTCTGATCTGTGGAAAGACAGGAAGGCCGTGATTGCATTCGCTCGCCATTTCGG GTGCGTGCTCTGCCGGAAACGCGCCGATTATCTAGCCGCTAAGAAG GATATAATGGATGCATCTGGCGTGGCACTTGTGCTGATTGGACCAGGAAAAGTTGAGCAG GCAAAAGCTTTCTCGGAGcaaacaaaatttcaaggaG AAGTGTATGCAGACCCTAGTCATTCGTCATACGAGGCATTAAGATTTGTCTCCGGAGTCACAACAACATTTACTCCTGGG GCTGGTCTCAAGATAATCCAGTCATACATGGAAGGTTATCGACAAGACTGGAAGCTTTCTTCAGAGAAGGATACTGTGTCTAGAGGAGGCTG GCAACAAGGTGGTATTATTGTTGCAGGTCCTGGGAAAAACATCATCTCTTATATACACAAG GATAAAGAGGCAGGGGACGACCCACCCATTGAAGAAATCATGAGAGCGTGTTGCTCCTAA
- the LOC115749751 gene encoding 40S ribosomal protein S23 isoform X2, with translation MGAGRKLKSHRRRQRWADKSYKKSHLGNEWKKPFAGSSHAKGIVLEKIGIEAKQPNSAIRKCARVQLIKNGKKIAAFVPNDGCLNYIEENDEVLIAGFGRKGHAVGDIPGVRFKVVKVSGVSLLALFKEKKEKPRS, from the exons ATGGGAGCTGGTCGCAAATTGAAGTCTCACCGAAGGAGGCAGAGATGGGCCGACAAGTCATACAAGAAATCCCATCTTGGCAACGAGTGGAAGAAGCCATTTGCTGGGTCTTCTCACGCCAAGGGCATTGTCCTTGAGAAGAT AGGTATTGAGGCTAAGCAGCCTAACTCTGCTATTAGAAAATGTGCTAGAGTTCAGCTCATCAAAAACGGGAAGAAGATAGCTGCTTTCGTGCCCAACGATGGTTGCCTCAACTACATTGAGGAAAAT GATGAAGTTTTGATTGCCGGTTTTGGCCGAAAGGGTCATGCTGTGGGAGATATTCCTGGTGTGAGGTTCAAGGTCGTGAAGGTCTCCGGTGTGTCCCTCCTGGCCCTCTtcaaggaaaagaaggagaagcctCGGTCTTAA
- the LOC115749751 gene encoding 40S ribosomal protein S23 isoform X1, protein MGKTRGMGAGRKLKSHRRRQRWADKSYKKSHLGNEWKKPFAGSSHAKGIVLEKIGIEAKQPNSAIRKCARVQLIKNGKKIAAFVPNDGCLNYIEENDEVLIAGFGRKGHAVGDIPGVRFKVVKVSGVSLLALFKEKKEKPRS, encoded by the exons ATGGG GAAGACACGTGGTATGGGAGCTGGTCGCAAATTGAAGTCTCACCGAAGGAGGCAGAGATGGGCCGACAAGTCATACAAGAAATCCCATCTTGGCAACGAGTGGAAGAAGCCATTTGCTGGGTCTTCTCACGCCAAGGGCATTGTCCTTGAGAAGAT AGGTATTGAGGCTAAGCAGCCTAACTCTGCTATTAGAAAATGTGCTAGAGTTCAGCTCATCAAAAACGGGAAGAAGATAGCTGCTTTCGTGCCCAACGATGGTTGCCTCAACTACATTGAGGAAAAT GATGAAGTTTTGATTGCCGGTTTTGGCCGAAAGGGTCATGCTGTGGGAGATATTCCTGGTGTGAGGTTCAAGGTCGTGAAGGTCTCCGGTGTGTCCCTCCTGGCCCTCTtcaaggaaaagaaggagaagcctCGGTCTTAA
- the LOC115749711 gene encoding thioredoxin-like protein AAED1, chloroplastic isoform X2: MAASVGSTLLFDPLQHSRTANRASALSFPRQSENRSLRPGRNLRSSREHLVLSWRRSRVTASAVSGSAGVETSAVGEDTVDSLDDVLVFDLSGNAIPISDLWKDRKAVIAFARHFGCVLCRKRADYLAAKKDIMDASGVALVLIGPGKVEQAKAFSEQTKFQGDPSHSSYEALRFVSGVTTTFTPGAGLKIIQSYMEGYRQDWKLSSEKDTVSRGGWQQGGIIVAGPGKNIISYIHKDKEAGDDPPIEEIMRACCS; encoded by the exons ATGGCGGCTTCCGTCGGTTCGACGCTCCTGTTCGACCCTCTCCAACACAGCCGAACCGCCAACCGCGCTTCCGCTCTTTCGTTCCCTCGGCAATCCGAGAATCGCTCTCTCCGACCCGGTCGCAATCTCCGGAGCTCGAGGGAACATCTCGTGCTGTCATGGCGGAGGAGCCGCGTCACCGCCTCTGCCGTTTCTGGCTCTGCTG GTGTGGAAACCTCGGCGGTCGGTGAAGATACGGTAGATTCATTGGATGATGTACTGGTGTTTGATTTGAGCGGCAATGCCATTCCGATCTCTGATCTGTGGAAAGACAGGAAGGCCGTGATTGCATTCGCTCGCCATTTCGG GTGCGTGCTCTGCCGGAAACGCGCCGATTATCTAGCCGCTAAGAAG GATATAATGGATGCATCTGGCGTGGCACTTGTGCTGATTGGACCAGGAAAAGTTGAGCAG GCAAAAGCTTTCTCGGAGcaaacaaaatttcaaggaG ACCCTAGTCATTCGTCATACGAGGCATTAAGATTTGTCTCCGGAGTCACAACAACATTTACTCCTGGG GCTGGTCTCAAGATAATCCAGTCATACATGGAAGGTTATCGACAAGACTGGAAGCTTTCTTCAGAGAAGGATACTGTGTCTAGAGGAGGCTG GCAACAAGGTGGTATTATTGTTGCAGGTCCTGGGAAAAACATCATCTCTTATATACACAAG GATAAAGAGGCAGGGGACGACCCACCCATTGAAGAAATCATGAGAGCGTGTTGCTCCTAA